Proteins from one Terriglobus tenax genomic window:
- a CDS encoding penicillin acylase family protein: protein MSATAWAQYPQPVPINLQQTTPQKVLTVARENLPETSGMLLVKGVKQSVRVARDQYGVAHIYAQNTADLFFAQGYTAAQDRMWQLEMWRRIGEGRLAEVLGSQYAERDRFARTLQFRGDLQKEMTKYHPEGQLIFESFARGVNAAIIDMLESGKLPVEFRLMGFNPEPVWTATTLLNRMVAWNLTRNVSSEVARALALKKGSPADVGSAFVTEPSHKIVVPEGLDLNDITPEILNIARNASDLHWKLQSDPAKPVAPAMGALTSDQQKLVDQTLAALTEQIANNSDLGSNNWVIGGAKSTTGMPLLANDPHREVVNPSLRSFVHLVAPGWNVIGATEPGLPGVSVGHNENIAWGFTILGVDQEDLYVEETNPKNTAYLYRGKWVPFTVDRQLIRVKGKLFPEIYDVKSTQHGPLLYLDTQRHRAYALKWVGSMPGGAGYLGSLNVMQARNWDEFTKAVAKSWYLPSHSLVYADVQGNYGYIAAAASPVRTGWDGLLPVPGKDGKYEWQGIEPLESLPRELNGKLGYYASANNDVVSRYFPASRSSLGYEYSAPYRFDRITEVLSQKRKFSLEEMEHLQFDHKSMVAAKLVPMLRGVRGTTAAEQDALETMLRWNNDVAMDSVAATLYEFWYYKLADMVYGDKLPAALKSEIRGTDPRRVIVWLSQEKDTVKRNRLLLEALDAALAEIHKRFGADRTAWTWGKVHKAELRHPLQNDKTGLVFYVDPVPRGGDAFTVQATSNVSADGSDEQHGASAMFVLDPQDWDRSVALNTPGNTANGGSVHSSDLAERWGIGAYFPLAFTRARVDAITEETMTLTPYSEAESKEKGAAFERVQTETLNIPAAVTIVFGDYDGDGWPDMYVGYRSEMNRLYHNDHGKFVDVTLSSGIIDTNEVRSAAWGDYNGDGLLDLYVGFGMNSTVPNRLYRNDGNGHFTEVALESGLYDTGESRQVSFVDYDNDGLVDLAVAFREKANKVYHNDGNGHFRDATENTGLGDPRKTIAGVWFDYNQSGFLSLFEANQNGDANGFYVNDGKGHFADKAKELGVAAENRGSNFGSVGLGVIDVNNDGKLDVFAANYGPAWLLMNDGTKFHDVAPSVGLGISAHLVATGWGDYDNDGKPDLYADGYLSGHENIRDYLWHNDGGIFTDVTPGYMLKHDADHAVVWVDFDNDGALDLALADHEREGGVNLYRNLLPVAAPGRSLAVLVLDAQGHYTRPGAEVKVYRAGSQELLGYQLVDTGSSYSSQSALPLYFGFPQPVLVDVEVINLTGEGRRSTWIRNVNPADYKGKWLRVKAQ from the coding sequence ATGAGTGCAACTGCGTGGGCGCAGTACCCGCAACCGGTCCCAATCAATCTGCAGCAGACGACACCACAGAAGGTGTTGACGGTGGCGAGGGAGAACCTTCCCGAAACCAGCGGAATGCTCCTGGTAAAGGGCGTGAAGCAATCGGTGCGGGTTGCACGAGACCAATACGGCGTTGCCCACATCTATGCACAGAACACGGCGGACCTGTTCTTTGCGCAGGGGTATACGGCGGCACAGGACCGCATGTGGCAACTGGAAATGTGGCGTCGTATTGGTGAGGGAAGGCTCGCCGAAGTGCTTGGATCGCAGTATGCGGAGCGGGATCGCTTCGCGCGCACGCTACAGTTCCGCGGTGACTTGCAAAAGGAGATGACGAAGTACCACCCCGAAGGGCAACTTATCTTCGAGTCCTTCGCGCGCGGGGTGAATGCTGCCATCATCGACATGTTGGAGTCGGGTAAACTTCCCGTCGAGTTTCGGCTCATGGGCTTCAACCCGGAGCCTGTCTGGACGGCCACCACGCTCTTGAATCGCATGGTCGCATGGAACCTGACTCGCAATGTTTCCAGCGAGGTAGCTCGCGCCCTTGCACTCAAAAAAGGCTCTCCGGCTGATGTTGGCAGCGCTTTTGTGACTGAGCCCAGCCACAAGATTGTGGTGCCCGAGGGGCTTGACCTGAATGACATCACGCCGGAGATACTGAACATCGCACGCAATGCCAGTGATCTTCACTGGAAGCTTCAGAGTGACCCTGCAAAACCAGTGGCTCCGGCTATGGGAGCGTTGACGAGCGATCAGCAAAAGCTGGTAGATCAAACCCTGGCTGCGCTGACAGAGCAGATAGCCAACAACAGCGACCTTGGCAGCAATAACTGGGTGATCGGCGGTGCCAAGTCGACAACGGGCATGCCGCTTCTGGCCAACGACCCGCACCGCGAAGTGGTGAATCCCTCTCTGAGAAGTTTTGTCCATCTGGTTGCACCTGGATGGAATGTTATTGGCGCTACCGAGCCAGGCCTTCCAGGGGTCTCTGTTGGCCACAATGAAAACATTGCATGGGGTTTCACCATTCTTGGAGTAGACCAGGAAGATCTCTATGTTGAGGAGACCAATCCGAAAAACACGGCCTATCTTTACCGGGGCAAATGGGTCCCGTTTACCGTGGACCGGCAACTGATCCGTGTAAAAGGCAAGTTGTTCCCGGAGATCTATGACGTCAAGTCAACCCAGCACGGACCCCTGCTTTATCTGGACACGCAACGTCACCGTGCCTATGCACTCAAGTGGGTCGGCTCCATGCCGGGTGGGGCAGGATATTTGGGAAGCCTAAATGTGATGCAGGCCAGGAACTGGGATGAGTTCACAAAGGCCGTGGCGAAGTCATGGTATCTGCCCTCTCACAGTCTGGTATATGCAGACGTGCAGGGCAACTATGGGTACATTGCCGCGGCGGCTTCGCCGGTGCGTACAGGCTGGGATGGCTTGCTGCCCGTCCCTGGTAAAGATGGAAAGTACGAGTGGCAGGGAATTGAACCGCTGGAGTCCTTGCCGCGGGAACTTAACGGCAAGCTTGGATATTATGCATCGGCCAACAACGACGTTGTCAGCAGGTACTTCCCCGCTTCCCGCAGTTCGCTCGGGTACGAGTACAGCGCTCCCTATCGCTTTGATCGCATCACTGAAGTCCTAAGCCAGAAGCGCAAATTCAGCCTGGAAGAGATGGAGCACCTGCAGTTCGACCATAAGTCAATGGTGGCCGCGAAACTGGTTCCCATGCTGCGAGGTGTGCGCGGTACAACAGCCGCTGAGCAGGACGCTTTGGAAACGATGCTGCGATGGAACAACGACGTCGCCATGGACTCGGTGGCGGCCACCCTCTACGAATTCTGGTACTACAAACTCGCGGACATGGTGTATGGGGACAAGTTGCCAGCGGCCCTGAAATCTGAAATTCGTGGCACGGACCCAAGGAGAGTGATTGTCTGGCTTTCGCAGGAAAAGGATACGGTAAAGCGCAACAGGCTGCTGCTAGAGGCGCTGGATGCTGCGCTTGCCGAGATACATAAGCGGTTTGGTGCCGACCGTACCGCATGGACATGGGGTAAGGTACACAAGGCCGAGCTGAGGCACCCGTTACAAAATGATAAGACGGGTCTCGTTTTCTATGTCGATCCAGTGCCGCGCGGGGGAGATGCCTTTACTGTGCAGGCGACGAGTAATGTTTCTGCGGATGGCTCAGACGAGCAGCACGGAGCCTCCGCGATGTTCGTGCTTGACCCCCAGGACTGGGACCGTTCGGTGGCACTGAACACGCCCGGCAACACCGCCAATGGCGGATCAGTGCATTCGTCTGATTTAGCTGAGCGGTGGGGTATCGGGGCGTATTTCCCGTTGGCATTCACCAGGGCCAGGGTCGATGCCATAACGGAAGAGACCATGACGCTGACACCTTATAGCGAAGCAGAGAGCAAGGAAAAAGGTGCGGCGTTCGAGCGGGTGCAGACGGAGACGCTCAATATCCCTGCTGCCGTCACCATCGTCTTCGGGGATTATGACGGCGATGGGTGGCCAGACATGTATGTCGGCTATCGTAGCGAGATGAATCGCTTGTACCACAATGATCACGGTAAGTTCGTCGATGTGACTCTATCGAGCGGCATTATCGATACAAACGAAGTACGCTCGGCCGCGTGGGGCGATTACAACGGAGACGGGTTGCTTGATCTGTATGTTGGCTTTGGCATGAACTCCACCGTGCCCAACCGCCTGTATCGCAATGATGGCAACGGACACTTTACCGAGGTCGCGCTGGAGAGCGGTCTTTACGATACCGGCGAGTCGCGGCAGGTCAGCTTTGTAGACTACGACAACGATGGGCTGGTTGACCTGGCCGTTGCGTTCCGCGAAAAGGCAAACAAGGTTTATCACAACGATGGCAATGGCCACTTCCGTGATGCGACGGAGAATACCGGCCTTGGCGATCCACGGAAGACCATCGCAGGGGTGTGGTTTGACTACAACCAGAGCGGTTTCCTAAGCCTATTTGAGGCAAACCAGAATGGAGACGCGAACGGGTTTTATGTCAACGATGGGAAGGGCCACTTTGCAGACAAGGCGAAGGAGCTGGGCGTTGCGGCAGAGAACCGCGGAAGCAACTTCGGCAGCGTGGGCCTTGGCGTCATTGATGTGAATAATGATGGGAAACTGGATGTCTTCGCCGCCAATTATGGACCTGCATGGCTTCTGATGAATGACGGAACCAAGTTTCATGATGTGGCTCCTTCGGTTGGTCTGGGCATCAGTGCGCATCTGGTAGCCACGGGATGGGGCGACTACGACAATGACGGCAAGCCTGATCTGTATGCGGATGGATACTTGAGCGGTCATGAAAATATCCGTGACTACCTGTGGCACAACGACGGAGGCATCTTCACGGACGTGACACCCGGTTACATGCTGAAGCATGATGCGGACCACGCAGTCGTGTGGGTTGATTTTGATAACGATGGTGCGCTTGACCTCGCACTTGCCGATCATGAACGCGAAGGCGGAGTTAATCTCTACCGGAACCTGCTGCCGGTAGCTGCGCCTGGCCGATCACTCGCGGTCCTGGTCCTGGATGCCCAGGGGCACTATACGCGTCCGGGCGCCGAGGTGAAGGTCTATCGCGCTGGCAGTCAGGAACTGCTTGGCTATCAGCTTGTTGATACCGGGAGTTCGTACAGTTCGCAGAGCGCGCTACCGCTTTACTTCGGCTTCCCGCAACCTGTGCTGGTGGACGTTGAGGTCATCAACCTGACCGGGGAAGGTCGGCGGTCCACCTGGATACGGAATGTGAATCCGGCCGACTATAAGGGCAAGTGGTTGCGCGTAAAGGCGCAGTAG
- a CDS encoding LysR family transcriptional regulator has product MDFRIGQFRSFLVLANTLNYAKAARMLYMSQPTLTAQIKSLEENFQVRLFERSRKGVAITAAGKELATTARALLDQLEQAGTRMKQAEMSRPVRICCSQAGQFEVLPQLLRSMAENHPEIPIEILAMVPGERLEALRSRRVDLLMMTLPVYNDDVVFEPLCSEAMIAVVPDRQPFSSMKDISVAEFARAPLLTVSEKECSRCTANALAALDRHGVTPVHLVEGPIDHNARMAMVAGGRAVAMAGESSSLAGFPGVRQLPFREQVQGSQLGMGWRNETVSENLQVVLEELRRLTVSRREIPIPIFRPDNFLERISA; this is encoded by the coding sequence ATGGATTTCAGGATTGGCCAGTTCCGATCATTTCTTGTGCTCGCGAATACGCTCAACTATGCCAAGGCCGCGCGCATGCTGTACATGTCGCAGCCGACACTTACGGCCCAGATCAAGTCGCTGGAAGAAAACTTTCAAGTGCGCCTGTTTGAGCGATCGCGGAAAGGTGTTGCCATTACGGCTGCGGGGAAAGAACTGGCGACAACCGCACGGGCCTTACTGGACCAGTTAGAGCAGGCCGGAACTCGCATGAAACAAGCGGAAATGTCCCGTCCTGTCCGCATCTGTTGCAGCCAGGCGGGCCAGTTTGAAGTGCTACCGCAGCTCTTGCGGAGCATGGCGGAGAATCATCCTGAAATACCGATCGAGATCCTCGCCATGGTTCCCGGGGAAAGGCTGGAGGCGTTGCGTTCACGGCGTGTCGACCTTCTCATGATGACGCTGCCGGTTTATAACGATGACGTCGTGTTCGAACCGCTTTGCTCCGAAGCGATGATCGCCGTGGTCCCGGACCGCCAGCCGTTTTCCTCCATGAAGGACATCTCCGTGGCGGAGTTTGCGCGCGCTCCACTACTGACGGTCAGCGAGAAGGAGTGTTCCCGTTGTACAGCGAATGCTCTTGCGGCGTTGGATCGGCATGGCGTTACGCCCGTGCACTTGGTGGAGGGTCCTATCGACCACAACGCAAGGATGGCGATGGTAGCCGGCGGCAGGGCTGTCGCCATGGCAGGAGAATCGTCGTCCTTGGCAGGATTCCCCGGCGTCCGGCAGTTGCCATTTCGTGAACAGGTCCAGGGCTCTCAGCTCGGAATGGGATGGAGAAATGAAACGGTGTCAGAAAATCTCCAGGTGGTCTTGGAAGAACTTCGACGGCTGACCGTGTCACGGCGCGAGATTCCCATTCCAATCTTTCGCCCAGACAATTTTCTGGAACGTATCAGTGCTTAG
- a CDS encoding DMT family transporter: MNLVTLRSFRQLGGLLLLSLIWGSTWAAIRISVQCMPVLRSVALRFLIASVVLVLVMKLRREAFPPLRDLPMLIGFSLVTIVVPFNIIAWSSKRVSSGLTSVLFSASPLIVLLIEFVSFSPPQRPRFNARLIFGLVAGLSGIALIMHSASSTTSQGSGVVGIVLVVVMGSWSSVLAQRKLRHLSPLTVSACLSTCASVIVGAASLFMDRGRPSTWTIHAVSALLFLGLVSSALGFFLFYWLLRDVRPYQLASRYLLMPVIAVSEGVLFLGETISFAFVAGAVCILVSLVPILSEVTPKILPRPNSRTGAIGGTLSGVD; the protein is encoded by the coding sequence ATGAACCTCGTGACGTTGCGCTCATTCCGGCAACTTGGGGGACTGCTGCTGCTCTCGCTTATTTGGGGAAGTACATGGGCGGCCATCCGTATTTCAGTGCAATGTATGCCCGTGCTGCGCTCGGTTGCCCTGCGCTTTCTTATCGCAAGCGTTGTCCTGGTGCTCGTGATGAAGTTACGCAGGGAAGCATTTCCACCGCTGCGTGATCTGCCCATGTTGATCGGCTTCAGCCTGGTGACCATCGTTGTGCCGTTCAACATCATCGCATGGTCTTCGAAGCGTGTCTCGTCCGGATTGACCTCTGTCTTGTTTTCCGCCTCTCCACTAATAGTGCTCCTGATCGAGTTTGTCAGCTTCTCGCCTCCGCAACGTCCTCGCTTCAACGCGCGTCTGATATTTGGACTGGTAGCTGGTTTGTCGGGCATTGCGCTCATTATGCATTCGGCGAGCTCAACGACCTCCCAGGGGAGCGGCGTCGTGGGGATTGTGCTGGTTGTTGTGATGGGGTCGTGGTCAAGTGTTTTGGCGCAAAGAAAACTTCGACATTTATCTCCGCTCACGGTCAGCGCCTGTCTTTCAACCTGCGCGAGTGTGATTGTGGGAGCCGCCAGTTTGTTCATGGACCGGGGACGTCCATCCACATGGACCATTCATGCTGTTAGTGCACTTTTATTTCTCGGGCTGGTCAGCAGCGCCCTGGGCTTCTTTCTCTTCTACTGGCTTTTGCGTGATGTCCGGCCATATCAGTTGGCATCTCGTTACCTGCTTATGCCTGTGATTGCAGTATCAGAGGGGGTGCTGTTCCTGGGCGAGACAATTTCTTTCGCGTTTGTGGCCGGAGCAGTCTGTATTCTCGTGTCACTTGTGCCGATTCTTTCCGAAGTAACGCCGAAAATTCTGCCTCGACCGAACAGCAGAACTGGCGCCATAGGGGGAACATTGTCCGGTGTTGACTAG
- a CDS encoding ATP-binding protein, with translation MSSKVPDPILHSAAWRISLWATLAFAIGTMLVFAMLHRFVANDIQQRSDAWLSGEVAVLGDVAARTPKDRLYGRVVREVAELASREVPDKTRSSSNENDSVFFLQAGDDGPLKLWVGTGDGMPNLAAIRARKFASDVPYDLNVKGFNYPFRVASVRLDDGSHIYLGLSERDELRVLRNLRIRFVCLWLLIVSFGAAIVFFVTRRMLGHVRDMTEAASRIGQSDLSSRVPTSKRNDEVGHLARTLNHMLDRIENTVHQLHTITDALAHDLRSPLTAIRGKLETTLSNDVRADQAEPIVSAIDELDRLTDFLNTSLDVAEAKADALRLSRTEIDLDELVRGMVGLYEPSMSDKGLGVQVRSAGSVKVLADAALLHRVISNLLDNELKHLPAACTVSLLLHANEDMAILIVEDDGPGFDIDVRRHLFERRVRGRESRGHGLGLAFVEAVVRVHGGSVTADNCDEGGARLSITLPLWKAAPDAESHPLVLAKG, from the coding sequence ATGTCCTCAAAGGTACCTGATCCAATCCTGCATAGCGCCGCATGGCGTATTTCTCTGTGGGCAACTCTGGCATTTGCGATTGGAACCATGTTGGTCTTTGCGATGCTTCATCGCTTTGTCGCGAACGATATCCAGCAGCGGAGTGACGCTTGGCTTTCTGGAGAGGTTGCGGTCCTCGGCGACGTTGCTGCTCGAACGCCGAAAGACCGCCTCTACGGAAGAGTCGTAAGAGAAGTCGCGGAACTTGCAAGCAGAGAGGTGCCTGATAAAACCCGCTCCAGCAGCAATGAGAATGACTCCGTCTTCTTTCTGCAGGCCGGGGACGATGGACCTTTGAAACTCTGGGTAGGCACCGGTGACGGGATGCCAAACTTAGCCGCAATTCGCGCGCGCAAGTTCGCTTCCGACGTTCCCTACGACTTGAATGTCAAAGGATTCAATTACCCCTTTCGAGTCGCATCGGTACGGCTCGATGATGGAAGCCACATCTACCTCGGACTTTCAGAACGCGATGAGTTGCGTGTCCTTAGAAATCTCCGCATCCGCTTTGTCTGCCTCTGGCTACTCATCGTGTCGTTCGGCGCCGCAATTGTCTTCTTCGTAACCAGACGCATGCTGGGCCATGTTCGCGATATGACCGAAGCAGCCTCCCGGATTGGGCAATCTGATTTGAGCAGCAGAGTTCCGACCAGCAAACGGAACGATGAAGTCGGACACCTGGCTCGCACCCTGAATCATATGCTCGACAGAATCGAGAACACCGTCCATCAGTTGCACACCATTACGGACGCTCTCGCACATGACCTGAGGAGCCCTCTTACCGCGATCCGCGGCAAGTTGGAAACAACCTTGTCCAACGATGTGAGAGCCGATCAAGCCGAACCGATTGTTTCGGCGATCGATGAACTGGACCGGCTCACCGATTTCCTCAACACTTCGCTTGATGTGGCTGAGGCAAAGGCAGATGCCCTCAGACTTTCGCGTACCGAGATCGACCTGGATGAACTTGTGAGAGGTATGGTTGGCCTTTACGAACCGTCTATGAGCGACAAGGGCCTCGGTGTCCAGGTCCGCAGTGCGGGTTCAGTCAAAGTGCTGGCCGACGCTGCACTTCTTCATCGTGTCATCTCCAACCTGCTTGACAACGAACTCAAGCACCTGCCCGCAGCTTGCACGGTCAGCCTGTTGCTCCACGCGAACGAAGACATGGCGATATTGATCGTAGAGGATGATGGGCCTGGGTTTGATATCGACGTTCGACGCCATCTCTTCGAGCGAAGGGTCAGAGGGCGCGAGTCGCGCGGACACGGACTCGGTCTTGCTTTCGTTGAGGCCGTCGTCCGCGTTCATGGAGGGAGCGTCACGGCAGACAATTGTGACGAAGGTGGTGCTCGGCTCTCCATCACGCTCCCCTTGTGGAAGGCGGCCCCCGACGCAGAATCACATCCCCTCGTTCTGGCAAAGGGATAG
- a CDS encoding winged helix-turn-helix domain-containing protein encodes MRLLLVEDEPEIQSFVKQSLVEAGYEVHTAEDGTTAIQLASKHVYHGLIVDLGLPDQDGIELILQLRRSGVTSPVLILSARRSVDDRVKGLELGGDDYLTKPFALAELLARMRNLLRRNSSPPEDPTRLRICDLELDMLKRRATRGDEVLNLSPQEFVLLEYLCRHAGRVVTRSMLLKEVWGMRIQPDTNVVDVHIYRLRGKIDTVGREPLIKTLRGIGYVLKGT; translated from the coding sequence ATGCGACTTCTGCTGGTCGAGGATGAACCCGAGATTCAGAGCTTCGTCAAGCAATCCTTGGTCGAGGCGGGATACGAAGTGCACACGGCGGAAGACGGAACTACCGCGATTCAATTGGCGTCCAAACACGTCTACCACGGCCTTATTGTCGACTTAGGACTCCCAGACCAGGATGGTATCGAACTCATCCTGCAATTGCGCCGATCGGGAGTCACGAGTCCCGTACTCATCCTTTCGGCGCGACGGTCAGTAGACGACCGCGTGAAAGGCCTGGAGCTCGGCGGTGATGACTACCTCACCAAGCCGTTTGCCCTCGCAGAATTGCTCGCGCGCATGCGGAACCTCCTTCGCCGCAACTCCTCTCCACCAGAAGACCCGACGCGGCTCAGAATCTGCGACCTGGAACTGGATATGCTCAAGCGCAGGGCTACCCGGGGCGATGAAGTTCTAAACCTGAGCCCGCAGGAGTTCGTGCTTCTTGAGTACCTCTGCCGGCACGCAGGCAGAGTTGTAACCCGTTCCATGCTTTTGAAAGAGGTCTGGGGAATGCGGATTCAACCAGACACGAATGTGGTCGATGTTCATATCTACCGTTTGCGCGGCAAGATCGATACGGTCGGACGTGAGCCATTGATCAAGACACTGCGAGGTATCGGATATGTCCTCAAAGGTACCTGA
- a CDS encoding PepSY domain-containing protein produces MTSAALLKSVRLTHRYLGLFFSPTILFFAITGGLQMFSLHETTRGSSYVPPNILVHLAQLHKKGTLYLPPRKITAPNSAKPDGPKPEAAKLPQASPATPQPNSLPTKVFFAATALALAISTCTGIMMGWKYARRKLTVLLVLAAGVFIPVILLLV; encoded by the coding sequence ATGACATCTGCAGCTTTGCTCAAATCTGTCCGCCTGACACACCGCTATCTGGGGCTCTTCTTCTCGCCCACCATTCTCTTCTTTGCCATCACAGGTGGTCTACAGATGTTCAGTTTGCACGAGACTACCCGCGGCAGTTCCTACGTGCCTCCCAACATCCTTGTTCATCTTGCGCAATTGCATAAGAAGGGTACACTTTACCTTCCTCCCCGAAAGATTACTGCGCCCAATTCTGCCAAGCCGGATGGGCCAAAGCCTGAAGCCGCAAAGCTACCGCAAGCATCTCCAGCCACACCGCAACCCAACTCGCTCCCCACGAAGGTATTCTTTGCCGCTACGGCGCTTGCACTTGCCATATCGACGTGCACGGGCATCATGATGGGATGGAAGTATGCGCGTCGGAAATTGACCGTCCTGCTCGTACTTGCGGCAGGAGTTTTTATTCCGGTCATCCTGCTCCTTGTATAG
- a CDS encoding type III polyketide synthase, translating to MTTAYLNRIATAVPEHDVHDAFVIFAEKMLDDPRLRTVFRRMVSRADIAHRYSFLDPQHGSSQFSSHDANEFYRLGDFPNTARRMQLFEQTAPVLMKRAVDRLALSEEERSGISHVLVTCCTGLYAPGLDFEIVDHLGLSEGVERTMVGFMGCYAAINALKLARHIVRSDPKAGVLMVNLELCTLHFQETQDLEQVLSFLVFADGAAASLITAREQGLALDSFKAVMVPETRGLITWKIRELGFDMLLSGQVPGELGRALHEGGLMAERDGVDLWAVHPGGRSILDAVEKGLELPADALAASREVLSRFGNMSSATVMFVLQQIMQQARPGQRGCAMSFGPGLTAETMRFYAI from the coding sequence ATGACTACGGCTTACCTGAACCGCATTGCCACTGCCGTGCCAGAGCACGATGTGCATGACGCCTTTGTCATCTTCGCTGAGAAGATGCTTGACGATCCTCGGCTCCGCACGGTCTTTCGCCGCATGGTGAGCCGCGCGGACATTGCACATCGTTATTCATTCCTCGATCCGCAGCACGGCTCCAGCCAATTCTCATCGCATGACGCGAACGAGTTTTATCGGCTAGGCGACTTTCCTAATACAGCGCGGCGTATGCAGCTGTTCGAACAGACGGCTCCAGTGTTGATGAAGAGGGCGGTGGATCGGCTTGCGTTGAGCGAAGAAGAGCGCTCCGGTATTTCGCACGTATTGGTGACCTGCTGTACGGGACTCTATGCTCCTGGACTGGACTTTGAAATTGTCGACCACCTCGGGCTCTCAGAGGGGGTGGAACGCACGATGGTTGGATTCATGGGGTGCTATGCCGCGATCAACGCGCTGAAGCTGGCACGGCACATTGTGCGCTCGGATCCGAAGGCGGGTGTCTTGATGGTCAATCTGGAACTGTGCACGCTGCACTTCCAGGAGACACAGGATCTGGAGCAGGTGCTTTCCTTCCTGGTCTTTGCCGATGGCGCGGCGGCGAGCCTGATTACGGCTCGCGAGCAGGGGTTAGCGCTGGATAGCTTCAAGGCTGTGATGGTGCCGGAGACACGTGGGCTGATTACCTGGAAGATTCGCGAGCTAGGTTTCGACATGCTGCTCTCCGGACAGGTGCCGGGGGAACTGGGCCGCGCATTGCATGAGGGCGGACTGATGGCGGAGCGCGACGGCGTCGATCTATGGGCGGTGCATCCCGGCGGACGGTCGATTCTGGATGCGGTAGAGAAGGGACTGGAACTACCGGCGGATGCACTGGCAGCATCGCGCGAAGTGCTATCGCGCTTCGGCAATATGTCGTCGGCGACGGTGATGTTTGTGTTGCAGCAAATCATGCAGCAGGCACGCCCGGGGCAGCGTGGATGTGCGATGTCATTCGGGCCAGGGTTAACCGCGGAGACGATGCGCTTCTATGCTATCTAA